In Mucinivorans hirudinis, the DNA window TTTGTATATTTCTTTACGTTTCGCGTCTCTGCTCGTTCCCTTCGCTCGCCCCAGCCTCGGCGCGGGGTCTACGCGGAGAATTATTACCCGAGAAAATAATTTTGCTATTGCGTCCCCTCACCCTGCTGCAAAGAGTGAATCGACAAGAGCGGTTGCCCCACTTCGTACAACACCCGAAACCTTGCTCTGCCCTAACCAAAACATAGAACAAAACAAGGCTGCCAAAACTAATAACTCTCTTATCATAAGCTATATAAAAACAACAACACAAGCAACAAACCTCCCTCGGTGAGCTACAAGTTGCCATTGGATAAAGCGCAAATGTAGTAATAATCCGCCAAAATCATCCAATTTTTTATATGCAACGATAACTTTACGGCAAAAAATTATCTCTTATAAAAGTACTCCGCACCTCCCTGTTTAATAACCAGTTCCGAAGCCTCTGCCGAGCACCCCTCCACATAGCCGATAATCTGAGCATCAACCCCCAACGAACGGCTAATCTCCACAATCTGGGCTGCCTCCTGAGCCGTGGTATAAATCTCCATTCGGTGTCCCATATTGAAGACACGATACATCTCCTCGTATGATGTTCCCGACTCCTGCTCAATAATTCTAAACAGAGGCGGAATCTCAAACATATTATCCTTAACGATTCGCACACCCGCTTTGGAGAAGTGTAAAATTTTGGTCTGCCCCCCGCCCGTGCAGTGAATCATACCTTTGATAGCCCTTGGGCACTCCTTCAATATCCGCGTAATAACGGGTGCATAGGTACGGGTGGGTGAAAGTACAAGTTCGCCGACGGTCAAGCCGCCCACACCCTCGATTTTGTCCGTAAGGCGATATTTACCCGAGTAGACAAGCTCCTCGGGGGTGCCGTCATCAAAACTTTCGGGATATTTCGCGGCAATCTCCTTGCAAAATACATCGTGGCGTGCCGAGGTCAAACCATTACTCCCCATCCCCCCATTGTAACGGCTCTCGTAGTGAGCCTGCCCATAACTGCACAGCCCCACAATCACCTGCCCCTCACCAATTTCATCACAGGTAATCACCTCGCTGCGCCGAAGACGTGCCGTGACGGTGGAATCGACAATAAGCGTGCGCACAATATCACCCACATCGGCAGTCTCGCCACCGGTGGAGTGTATATTAACGCCAAAGTCGCGCATAGTCTGCAAAAACTCCTCCGTGCCGTTGATAAGCGCCGAAATAACCTCGCCGGGGACAAGTCGTTTATTGCGCCCAATGGTGGAGCTGAGGATGATGTTATCCACAGCTCCAATGCAAAGAAGGTCATCCGTATTCATCACAATAGCATCCTGAGCAATGCCGCGCCACACATCCAACGAGCCAGTTTCGCGCCAATAGAGGTAGGCGAGGGATGATTTTGTACCTGCTCCGTCGGCGTGCATCACAAGGCAGTGGTCTGCCGACCCTGTGAAAACATCGGGCACAACCTTACAAAATGCTCGCGGAAAGAGTCCCTTGTCCACGTTTTTAATAGCTTTGTGTACATCTTCTTTGCCGGAGCTAACGCCCCTGCCTGCATAACGGTCTTTCATTCTTATTTTAATATTTTTCTGTTTTCAATATTTGTAAGCACCTCCATTTGGCGGATTGCCACCTTGTTAAGTTTTATCAGCCTCTCCCTCTGTTCAATACCCTCGTTTATGAGTACTGCATTGATATTTTCCATATTAGAGAGACAAATCAGCTCATTGATAGTCGAATAATCTCGTATATTGCCCCTAAGCTGAGGGTTTGCTTCACGCCACTGCTTGGCGGTAACACCATACAACGCGACATTGAGCACATCCGCCTCATTAGCATATATCACCGTCGTTTGGGCAGTAGTCAATTCGGACGGTATCAGATTTTGTTTGATTGCATCCGTATGAATGTGGTAGTTGATTCGTGCAAGTTCTCGCTTTGCCGACCAACCTATCTGCTGCTGCTCCTGCTCTTTGAGGCGTTGGAACTCCTTGATTAAGTACAATTTGAATTCAGGGCTTAACCAAGAACCAAACTCAAAAGCAATATCTTTATGCGCATAAGTACCGCCATATCGTCCTTGTTTGCTAATAATTCCAATGGCATTTGTCTTTTCAACCCACTGTTTTGGGGTGACTACAAAAGAGTTTAGACCCGCATTTATTTTAATTCCATCGAATTCGATGGAATTAAAATTAGGATTGTTAAAACTTTCCCACAAACCCAAAAACTCAAGGGCAAATCGAGTTCTTATCCAGTTTTGTATTATGTAGTCGGTACGAACAGAATCTCTCTCTTTAGCCATATCCGATAGTGAAATATAATCCATATCATTCACTTTTAGAATGGTTACATCTCTCTGTTTTACAACAATCTTTGCCATTTGATTATCTATAAAAATTTCAATTACTGCTCACTCCGCGGCTGGCTCGAAATGGCAATACAAGGTATTGCACAGAATACCAATATATTAAAAACTTTTCAACTATCCACTGACCCATTTCTAGTACTTCCGATTATCCACAACCCTCTTAGCCTTGCCCTCGCTGCGGGGGATGGTCTGAGGCTCGACAATACGAACATCCACGCCCAATCCCAAAAGGCTTTGAAGTTTGTGGGTGAGTTTGCGGCGAATCTCCACAATGCGGTTAATCTGGTCGGTATAATACTCGGGGCGCATCTCGACCTGCAACTGAACGGTATCTAAGTTATTGACCCTATCCACAACAATGAGGTAGTGAGGCTCGAACTCCTCCATCTCCAGTATCACACACTCGAACTGCGAGGGGAAGACATTCACTCCGCGGATAATCAACATATCGTCCGAACGACCCATAATGCGCGACATCCGAACATTGGTACGACCGCAACTGCACGGCTCATCCGTGAGAGAGCAAAGGTCTTTGGTGCGGTAGCGCAACAGCGGAATACCCTCCTTGGTGATGGTAGTGAATACAAGTTCACCCTCCTCTCCACAGGGAAGCTGCTCAAAGGTTACGGGGTCTACTATCTCTGCAAAAAAATGGTCTTCGACAATGTGCGAGCCATTCTTAGCCGAGCACTCATAGGAGACTCCGGGACCCATAATCTCCGACAAACCATATATATTATAGGCGTTTATGCCGAGCTTCGCCTCTATCTCGCGGCGCATACTTTCGCTCCACGGCTCAGCGCCGAAGATGCCGATTCGGAGCTTAAATTCGTCCAAATTGTACTCCGAAGCCGCGATAGCCTCCGCCAGATATAGTGCATATGAAGGGGTGCAGGCAATAGCCGTTGGGGCGAAGTCGTGCATCAACTGAATCTGCTTTGCTGTGTTGCCGCTACTCATCGGAATAACCGTACCGCCAAGATTCTCCACACCATAGTGCAGCCCCAAACCTCCCGTAAACAACCCGTAACCGTAAGCCACCGAAAAAATATCGTGCTTATCTGCTCCAAAAGCCGTTAGGCAGCGGGCAATAGCCTCCTGCCAAACACTTATATCCTTGCGCGTATAGCCCACAACCGTGGGAATGCCCGTTGTCCCAGATGAGGCGTGCAGACGGATAATCTCGCTCATAGGCACGGCAAAAAGCCCATAGGGATAGTTATCTCTGAGGTCTTGTTTGGTTGTAAAGGGCAGTTTTACAATGTCGTCAATGCTCTTAATATCGTCGGGCGTGACACCCATCTGTTGCATCCGTTCACGATAGAAAGGTGTATTATGATATACCTTATGAACCGTCTTACGCAGGCGTTCGCCCTGCAAGGCTCGCATCTGCTCGCGGCTCATACACTCCTTTGTTTTATTCCAAATCATATTGATTGTGATAGTGTGATGGTGTGATGGTGTGATGGTGTGATTTGTGATTTGTGATTTTCAGAACCGACCTGCAAGTCTCATAAGTACTAAAATAATCCCAAACCCCGACGCAACAAAGGTAATAATTTTTGAGCGAACGCAAAATTTTATTACCTTTGACCCTAACCGAATAGACCTAATTATTAGATGAAAACACCCAACCTTTTACTACTCGCCGGAGCACTAACGCTCACGGCTCAAGCGCAGCAAAAGAGACCTAACATCATACTATTCCTCGTGGACGATATGGGGTGGCAAGATACCTCTCATCCATTCTATGAAGATACCACCAATTTCAACCGTATCTACCACACCCCCAATATGGAGCGGTTGGCAAAAATGGGTGTAACTTTCACCAACGCCTATGCCTCGGCGGTGAGTTCGCCCACGCGTACCTCGCTGATGACGGGTATGTACCCTTCCTCTCACCGCGTTACCAACTGGACGCTGCGTCGCGACCAAAGCCCCGACAATATCTCGGGACTCAACTCCATAGAGCTGCCTTCGTGGAACGTAAACGGACTCCAACCCATCGGCGCGGGCATCAACAACTCTGTGGAAGCCACCACCTTGCCCTCGCTATTGCAACAAAACGGATACTTCACAATCCATTGTGGTAAAGCACACTGGGGCTCAAAGGGAACTCCGGGGGCAAACCCGCTAACGCTTGGCTTCGATGTCAATATTGCAGGTTTTGAAGCAGGAGGTCCCGCCTCTTACCTTGCCTCAGAAAATTTCGGCTTCGACGAAAACGGAATGCCCAAAAACGACTTCGCCATACCCGGGCTGGAACAATATTGGGGACAAAACATATTTCTCACCCAAGCACTCACCATAGAGGCAACCAAAGCTCTGGACAGGGCAGTTAGAGAGAACAGACCCTTCTATTTATATATGAGCCACTACGCCATTCACGTGCCCCTGAACAAGGATGACCGCTATTACCAAAAGTACAAGGATGCCGGTTTGGACGACTCTCAGGCACGATATGCAGGGTTGATAGAGGGTATGGATAAGAGCTTGGGCGATTTGATGGATTATATTGAACAAAAGGGAGTTGCTGATAATACCATTATCCTTTTTATGTCCGACAACGGCGGACTGAGCAACCACGGGCGCAGCGGCACCCCCGAAACGCACAACAAACCGCTGGCAAACGGCAAAGGTTCGCCCTATGAGGGTGGTGTGCGTGTGCCGATGATTGCCTACCAGCCGGGTGTTACAAGGGCAGGTGGGCGCGATGCGACTCCAATTAATATTGTCGATTTCTTCCCCACTATTCTCGAACTTGGCGGAGTGAAAGATTATAAAACCACCCAAAAGGTGGACGGGATAAGTTTTTCGACGATATTGAACGGGCGAGGCGATAAACGATTCGCAAAACGTGCCCAAGTGTGGCACTTTCCCAACCGTTGGATTCCATTTGGAGACCCACGCGGCAAGGGCTACGGAACATATAGCTCAATTCTGAAAGAGGGATGGAAATTGATTTACTACTACGATTTCGATTACGCGGAACTATATAACATCAACGAGGATATTGGCGAGCAGAGGGATTTGGCATCCGACAAAAAATATGCAAAAAAGAGAGAGGCACTAGCCCAAGAGCTTACCGCAAAGCTCAAGGCAGACAATGCTCAATTCCCGCGTTCAAAGAACGGCACGCCCTGCAAATATCCTAATGGAGAGGTGATTAAGAATTGATTATTATGTGGGGTTCTGAAAATTAGCCGTCTCTCATTTCGGAATTTTTTACAAGCCCCCTTAATTCATACAACATAAGGTAATGGACAGCGAAAAATTTCTTAACGGAATACTCAACAAGGTAAACCTTCTCTATGTGGTGTTCGGTTTGGCACTTATAGCCATCATTGTTGCCATTCTATTCATCCAAAATGGAGATGATGCAAAGAGACTGCAAACTCGCGGAGAGGCTATCAGTTTCAGTTACGAGGAGATAAAAGCCGAGCGGGGTAATATACTCTCGGATGACGGGCGCATTCTGGCAACCTCCTATCCACAGTATGAGCTCAGGTGGGACTTCGTTTTTCGCGGTAGTGTGGAGAGAGACCGCAAAAAGATGGATAGCATCTACAAACGTGATATTGATGCCCTCTGCACGGAGCTCAGCCGCTTCTATGGCGACGCCTCCCCCGCTCAATACAAGAAACGAATAGAGGAGGCACGCGCCAAGGCTAACGCCTCGTTCAGAATAAATATTCGCCGCATCAACTACTTAGAACTGCAAAAGTTACTCACCTTCCCCATTTTTCGCGAAAAGAGAGTTTACAGCGGGTTGGAAATTAAGGAGTTCTCTCACCGCGAATATCCCTACAATCTGCTGGCAAAAAAGAGCATCGGTTATCGCAACGAAATAGGCGGAGCCGAGGGCATAGAGAGTAGCTTTGACCACTATCTGCGCGGAGTGGACGGGACGCGCCTGATGCAAAAGGTCTCCGGCAATTTTCGCATTCCCGTTGTGAGCGAGACCAACGTGGAGCCTGAGCGGGGCGCAAATGTGGTAACAACCTTCAATGTCGAGTTACAGGAGTTCGTGCAAAACGCGCTCTGCAACTGGGTGGCAGAGCAGGATGCCGAGTGGGGTTCGGTGGTGGTACTGGAGGCGGCAACGGCTCAGGTCAAGGCACTTGCCAACGCCGATAAGGAGGCGGGCGGAGTTGTTGCCGAGAAGACCAACCATATTGTGTCGGATATTATCGAGCCGGGTTCGACCTTCAAAGTAGCCTCGATGATTGTTCTGATGGAGGATGCCGGAGTCTCCATTTACGACAACATAGATGCCGGAGTCGGGGCAAAGGAGTTTGTCAATGGTACGGCGGTGAGCGAAGCAGCGGGGCGCAGGTATGGGGTGATATCGATGCAGCGGGCTATCGAAAA includes these proteins:
- a CDS encoding Phosphoribosylformylglycinamidine cyclo-ligase → MKDRYAGRGVSSGKEDVHKAIKNVDKGLFPRAFCKVVPDVFTGSADHCLVMHADGAGTKSSLAYLYWRETGSLDVWRGIAQDAIVMNTDDLLCIGAVDNIILSSTIGRNKRLVPGEVISALINGTEEFLQTMRDFGVNIHSTGGETADVGDIVRTLIVDSTVTARLRRSEVITCDEIGEGQVIVGLCSYGQAHYESRYNGGMGSNGLTSARHDVFCKEIAAKYPESFDDGTPEELVYSGKYRLTDKIEGVGGLTVGELVLSPTRTYAPVITRILKECPRAIKGMIHCTGGGQTKILHFSKAGVRIVKDNMFEIPPLFRIIEQESGTSYEEMYRVFNMGHRMEIYTTAQEAAQIVEISRSLGVDAQIIGYVEGCSAEASELVIKQGGAEYFYKR
- a CDS encoding Phenylacetate-coenzyme A ligase is translated as MIWNKTKECMSREQMRALQGERLRKTVHKVYHNTPFYRERMQQMGVTPDDIKSIDDIVKLPFTTKQDLRDNYPYGLFAVPMSEIIRLHASSGTTGIPTVVGYTRKDISVWQEAIARCLTAFGADKHDIFSVAYGYGLFTGGLGLHYGVENLGGTVIPMSSGNTAKQIQLMHDFAPTAIACTPSYALYLAEAIAASEYNLDEFKLRIGIFGAEPWSESMRREIEAKLGINAYNIYGLSEIMGPGVSYECSAKNGSHIVEDHFFAEIVDPVTFEQLPCGEEGELVFTTITKEGIPLLRYRTKDLCSLTDEPCSCGRTNVRMSRIMGRSDDMLIIRGVNVFPSQFECVILEMEEFEPHYLIVVDRVNNLDTVQLQVEMRPEYYTDQINRIVEIRRKLTHKLQSLLGLGVDVRIVEPQTIPRSEGKAKRVVDNRKY
- a CDS encoding N-acetylgalactosamine-6-sulfatase; translated protein: MKTPNLLLLAGALTLTAQAQQKRPNIILFLVDDMGWQDTSHPFYEDTTNFNRIYHTPNMERLAKMGVTFTNAYASAVSSPTRTSLMTGMYPSSHRVTNWTLRRDQSPDNISGLNSIELPSWNVNGLQPIGAGINNSVEATTLPSLLQQNGYFTIHCGKAHWGSKGTPGANPLTLGFDVNIAGFEAGGPASYLASENFGFDENGMPKNDFAIPGLEQYWGQNIFLTQALTIEATKALDRAVRENRPFYLYMSHYAIHVPLNKDDRYYQKYKDAGLDDSQARYAGLIEGMDKSLGDLMDYIEQKGVADNTIILFMSDNGGLSNHGRSGTPETHNKPLANGKGSPYEGGVRVPMIAYQPGVTRAGGRDATPINIVDFFPTILELGGVKDYKTTQKVDGISFSTILNGRGDKRFAKRAQVWHFPNRWIPFGDPRGKGYGTYSSILKEGWKLIYYYDFDYAELYNINEDIGEQRDLASDKKYAKKREALAQELTAKLKADNAQFPRSKNGTPCKYPNGEVIKN
- a CDS encoding Cell division protein FtsI (peptidoglycan synthetase): MDSEKFLNGILNKVNLLYVVFGLALIAIIVAILFIQNGDDAKRLQTRGEAISFSYEEIKAERGNILSDDGRILATSYPQYELRWDFVFRGSVERDRKKMDSIYKRDIDALCTELSRFYGDASPAQYKKRIEEARAKANASFRINIRRINYLELQKLLTFPIFREKRVYSGLEIKEFSHREYPYNLLAKKSIGYRNEIGGAEGIESSFDHYLRGVDGTRLMQKVSGNFRIPVVSETNVEPERGANVVTTFNVELQEFVQNALCNWVAEQDAEWGSVVVLEAATAQVKALANADKEAGGVVAEKTNHIVSDIIEPGSTFKVASMIVLMEDAGVSIYDNIDAGVGAKEFVNGTAVSEAAGRRYGVISMQRAIEKSSNLAFARMVDKHYRTNPARFVDAVYNLNLLGKLSLQLPVEASQLYNHPIRNKRDWSPSNLVTMSYGYGISFPMIRIAALYNALANNGVMLKPQFIKEVILSQDSVIRFAADTLSPRICSPKTLADIRGAMELVAGAEGTARSIRTDKYRIAAKTGTSRESFGRRGYADENGLTHFNASIAGFFPADNPQYTIYVVMHTKRQTNNGGGSLAAPLFKQVSDFIYRREIEPSRTLAQNINGDKRLTVKGETAKAATIVRDMNVAQMVNYRNDSIKKGGVLGYPLDEALAKLEGAGYRVEAAGRGVVVEQRIDSIRRLAKIFLQ